TAATGTGCGTAAATCCAATAAATCTGCCTTAATATCAGTATTTTTATCCAAAGTCTCAAATGCCCAATGAACTCCCGCACCATATGTAACAATGGTAATTGAAGTACCTTCTCTTAATAGGCCTGCCTTCCCAAAAGGTAAGGTATAGTAACTTACCGGTACTTCTTGGTACATACTTCTATACAATCCTTTGTGTTCAAAAAACATAACGGGGTTTGGGTCTTCAATTGCCGTTGCCAATAATCCCTTTGCGTCGTATGGAAATGCTGGATAAACCACTTTTAAACCGGGTGTTTTAGTAAACCATGCTTCATTTGTTTGCGAATGAAACGGACCGGCAGATACTCCACCACCACAAGGCATACGAATTACAACATCCGCATTTTCTCCCCAACGGTAATAACTTTTTGCTAAATAGTTCACAATTGGGTTAAAACCGCTACTGGCAAAATCAGCAAATTGCATTTCCATTACTGCTTTCATCCCATTAATAGATAATCCCATTGCAGCGGATACAATTGCCGATTCACATATGGGGGTATTACGCACACGTTCTTTACCAAACTCCTCTACAAAACCTTCTGTAATTTTAAAGACACCACCGTATTCTGCAACATCTTGACCCATTATTACTAGGTTATCATATTTCTTCATGGACTGTTTTAATCCGTCAGAAATGGCATCAATTAATCGAATATTTGTCGTATGTATGTTTGGTTTAACTTCTTTAAAATCATAATTTTGATATACTTCATTTAATTCTTTACTTTCATTTGGGATAATTGATTCTTCTGAGTAGGCTTTTTGTAAATGCTCATCTATTTCCGTTTGTATTTCCACTCTGATAGCATTTATACTATCATCTTTAAGAATTTTTTCTTTCTTTAAAAAAGTGATGTAATTCTCTAACGGGTCTTTCTCGGCCCACGCATCTAACAATTCCTGAGGAACATATTTTGTGCCACTAGCTTCCTCATGACCTCGCATACGAAAGGTTTTAAACTCTAGCAATACTGGTCTTGGATTATTTCTCATATCCGCCATCAATTCTGAAACCTTCGTATAAACCTCTAAAATATTATTACCGTC
The genomic region above belongs to Maribacter hydrothermalis and contains:
- a CDS encoding alpha-ketoacid dehydrogenase subunit alpha/beta; the encoded protein is MDYKQFTVSDEIKLSLFKAMLKPRMIEEKMLILLRQGKVSKWFSGIGQEAISVGVTTALQKDEYVLPMHRNLGVFTTREIPLYRLFTQWQGKASGFTQGRDRSFHFGTQEFKIIGMISHLGPQLGVADGIALAHKLKSEKTVTAVFTGEGATSEGDFHEALNVAAVWDLPVVFCIENNGYGLSTPTNEQFKCENLADKGKGYGMESHIIDGNNILEVYTKVSELMADMRNNPRPVLLEFKTFRMRGHEEASGTKYVPQELLDAWAEKDPLENYITFLKKEKILKDDSINAIRVEIQTEIDEHLQKAYSEESIIPNESKELNEVYQNYDFKEVKPNIHTTNIRLIDAISDGLKQSMKKYDNLVIMGQDVAEYGGVFKITEGFVEEFGKERVRNTPICESAIVSAAMGLSINGMKAVMEMQFADFASSGFNPIVNYLAKSYYRWGENADVVIRMPCGGGVSAGPFHSQTNEAWFTKTPGLKVVYPAFPYDAKGLLATAIEDPNPVMFFEHKGLYRSMYQEVPVSYYTLPFGKAGLLREGTSITIVTYGAGVHWAFETLDKNTDIKADLLDLRTLQPLDMEAIYYSVKKTGKLIILQEDSLFGGIASDISSLVMENCFEYLDGPIRRVGSLETPIPFNTQLEQQYLAKSRFEASLKDLIAY